In Melospiza melodia melodia isolate bMelMel2 chromosome 20, bMelMel2.pri, whole genome shotgun sequence, a single genomic region encodes these proteins:
- the CAMKK2 gene encoding calcium/calmodulin-dependent protein kinase kinase 2 isoform X2 — protein sequence MFGAPTAFQFGYLSSAQKATGQGTEIASNDGLWEEAVSQGAGPAPHAWHISPAQHGQDEAIGPSTPPRVPSSSPAPQPLRSAGGRGRRAPAALRDPPALSPGRGGSSSSSSSMASLIVVTEHEAAGSASEEEMDVPGTEAFGDGRKLHLSGRKLSLQERPQPVRSPGHGDGAKERFIYPSLPYSPVTSPHSSPRLPRRPTVESNRVSITGLQDCVQLNQYKLKDEIGKGSYGVVKLAYNEDDNTYYAMKVLSKKKLMRQAGFPRRPPPRGAKAAPEGCLQPRGPIEQVYQEIAILKKLDHPNVVKLVEVLDDPSEDHLYMVFELVKQGPVMEIPTLKPLSEDQARFYFQDLIKGIEYLHYQKIIHRDIKPSNLLVGEDGHVKIADFGVSNEFKGADALLTNTVGTPAFMAPETLSETRKIFSGKALDVWAMGITLYCFVFGQCPFMDERILSLHNKIKTQTLEFPDQPEITDFLKDLITRMLDKNPESRISVPEIKLHPWVTKNGAELLPTEDENCTLVEVTEEEVENSVKHIPSLATVILVKTMIRKRSFGNPFEGSKREERPLSSSGNLLPKQGSEDNLKCNDLPNVGEEELLS from the exons GTTTGGGTACCTGAGTTCTGCACAAAAAGCCACAGGGCAAGGAACAGAAATCGCCAGCAATGATGGGCTGTGGGAGGAAGCAGTGAGCCAGGGGGCTGGTCCTGCACCCCATGCTTG GCACATCTCcccagcacagcatggccagGATGAGGCCATCGGTCCCTCCACGCCGCCACGTGTCCCCAGCAGCTCGCCCGCCCCACAGCCCCTGCGCAGCGCCGGAGGCCGCGGCCGCCGAGCCCCCGCGGCCCTGCGGGACCCCCCGGCGCTGAGCCCCGgccgcggcggcagcagcagcagcagcagcagcatggcctCGCTCATCGTGGTCACCGAGCACGAGGCCGCGGGCAGCGCGAGCGAGGAGGAGATGGACGTGCCCGGCACCGAGGCCTTTGGGGACGGCCGCAAGCTGCACCTCTCCGGCCGcaagctgtccctgcaggagcggcCGCAGCCCGTCCGCTCGCCCGGGCACGGCGACGGCGCCAAGGAACGCTTCATCTACCCCTCCCTCCCCTACTCCCCCGTGACCTCCCCGCACTCCTCCCCGCGGCTGCCGCGGCGGCCAACGGTGGAGTCCAACCGTGTGTCCATCACAGGATTGCAG GACTGTGTGCAGCTCAACCAGTACAAGCTGAAGGATGAGATTGGGAAG GGCTCCTATGGGGTGGTGAAGCTGGCCTACAACGAGGATGATAACACCTACTAT GCAATGAAGGTTCTCTCAAAAAAGAAGCTGATGAGACAGGCGGGCTTCCCCC gCCGGCCGCCGCCCCGCGGGGCCAAGGCTGCTCCCGAGGGCTGCCTGCAGCCCAGAGGGCCCATCGAGCAGGTCTACCAGGAGATTGCCATCCTCAAGAAGCTGGACCACCCCAACGTGGTGAAGCTGGTGGAG GTCCTGGATGACCCCAGTGAGGATCACCTGTACATGG TGTTTGAGCTGGTGAAGCAGGG CCCTGTGATGGAAATCCCAACCTTGAAACCTCTCAGTGAGGATCAGGCTCGGTTCTACTTCCAGGATCTGATCAAGGGCATTGAATACT TGCACTATCAGAAGATAATCCATCGGGATATTAAACCTTCCAACCTCCTTGTGGGGGAAGATGGGCATGTCAAGATCGCCGACTTCGGAGTGAGCAACGAGTTCAAGGGAGCTGATGCCCTCTTAACCAACACAGTGGGCACTCCTGCCTTCATGGCTCCAGAAACCCTCTCAGAAACCAGGAAAATCTTCTCTGGAAAG GCTTTGGATGTGTGGGCCATGGGGATCACGCTGTACTGCTTCGTGTTTGGGCAG TGCCCTTTTATGGATGAAAGGATCTTGAGTTTACACAATAAAATCAAGACCCAAACGTTGGAGTTCCCAGACCA GCCGGAAATTACGGACTTCTTGAAGGATTTGATTACACGGATGTTGGATAAAAATCCTGAATCTAGGATTTCGGTCCCAGAAATCAAG TTGCACCCTTGGGTCACCAAGAACGGAGCGGAGCTGCTGCCCACGGAGGATGAGAACTGCACCCTCGTCGAGGTGACAGAGGAAGAAGTGGAGAATTCAGTCAAGCACATCCCCAGCCTGGCCACCGTG ATCCTGGTTAAAACCATGATCCGGAAGCGATCCTTTGGGAACCCGTTTGAGGGGAGCAAGAGGGAGGAGAGGCCATTGTCCTCCTCTGGGAACCTGCTGCC GAAACAAGGCAGTGAAGATAACCTGAAATGCAACGACTTGCCCAACGTGGGAGAGGAGGAACTTCTTTCTTGA
- the CAMKK2 gene encoding calcium/calmodulin-dependent protein kinase kinase 2 isoform X1: MFGAPTAFQFGYLSSAQKATGQGTEIASNDGLWEEAVSQGAGPAPHAWHISPAQHGQDEAIGPSTPPRVPSSSPAPQPLRSAGGRGRRAPAALRDPPALSPGRGGSSSSSSSMASLIVVTEHEAAGSASEEEMDVPGTEAFGDGRKLHLSGRKLSLQERPQPVRSPGHGDGAKERFIYPSLPYSPVTSPHSSPRLPRRPTVESNRVSITGLQDCVQLNQYKLKDEIGKGSYGVVKLAYNEDDNTYYAMKVLSKKKLMRQAGFPRRPPPRGAKAAPEGCLQPRGPIEQVYQEIAILKKLDHPNVVKLVEVLDDPSEDHLYMVFELVKQGPVMEIPTLKPLSEDQARFYFQDLIKGIEYLHYQKIIHRDIKPSNLLVGEDGHVKIADFGVSNEFKGADALLTNTVGTPAFMAPETLSETRKIFSGKALDVWAMGITLYCFVFGQCPFMDERILSLHNKIKTQTLEFPDQPEITDFLKDLITRMLDKNPESRISVPEIKESTVQQPFAGDFWSFAPAGAWKGREAERMESKLHPWVTKNGAELLPTEDENCTLVEVTEEEVENSVKHIPSLATVILVKTMIRKRSFGNPFEGSKREERPLSSSGNLLPKQGSEDNLKCNDLPNVGEEELLS, encoded by the exons GTTTGGGTACCTGAGTTCTGCACAAAAAGCCACAGGGCAAGGAACAGAAATCGCCAGCAATGATGGGCTGTGGGAGGAAGCAGTGAGCCAGGGGGCTGGTCCTGCACCCCATGCTTG GCACATCTCcccagcacagcatggccagGATGAGGCCATCGGTCCCTCCACGCCGCCACGTGTCCCCAGCAGCTCGCCCGCCCCACAGCCCCTGCGCAGCGCCGGAGGCCGCGGCCGCCGAGCCCCCGCGGCCCTGCGGGACCCCCCGGCGCTGAGCCCCGgccgcggcggcagcagcagcagcagcagcagcatggcctCGCTCATCGTGGTCACCGAGCACGAGGCCGCGGGCAGCGCGAGCGAGGAGGAGATGGACGTGCCCGGCACCGAGGCCTTTGGGGACGGCCGCAAGCTGCACCTCTCCGGCCGcaagctgtccctgcaggagcggcCGCAGCCCGTCCGCTCGCCCGGGCACGGCGACGGCGCCAAGGAACGCTTCATCTACCCCTCCCTCCCCTACTCCCCCGTGACCTCCCCGCACTCCTCCCCGCGGCTGCCGCGGCGGCCAACGGTGGAGTCCAACCGTGTGTCCATCACAGGATTGCAG GACTGTGTGCAGCTCAACCAGTACAAGCTGAAGGATGAGATTGGGAAG GGCTCCTATGGGGTGGTGAAGCTGGCCTACAACGAGGATGATAACACCTACTAT GCAATGAAGGTTCTCTCAAAAAAGAAGCTGATGAGACAGGCGGGCTTCCCCC gCCGGCCGCCGCCCCGCGGGGCCAAGGCTGCTCCCGAGGGCTGCCTGCAGCCCAGAGGGCCCATCGAGCAGGTCTACCAGGAGATTGCCATCCTCAAGAAGCTGGACCACCCCAACGTGGTGAAGCTGGTGGAG GTCCTGGATGACCCCAGTGAGGATCACCTGTACATGG TGTTTGAGCTGGTGAAGCAGGG CCCTGTGATGGAAATCCCAACCTTGAAACCTCTCAGTGAGGATCAGGCTCGGTTCTACTTCCAGGATCTGATCAAGGGCATTGAATACT TGCACTATCAGAAGATAATCCATCGGGATATTAAACCTTCCAACCTCCTTGTGGGGGAAGATGGGCATGTCAAGATCGCCGACTTCGGAGTGAGCAACGAGTTCAAGGGAGCTGATGCCCTCTTAACCAACACAGTGGGCACTCCTGCCTTCATGGCTCCAGAAACCCTCTCAGAAACCAGGAAAATCTTCTCTGGAAAG GCTTTGGATGTGTGGGCCATGGGGATCACGCTGTACTGCTTCGTGTTTGGGCAG TGCCCTTTTATGGATGAAAGGATCTTGAGTTTACACAATAAAATCAAGACCCAAACGTTGGAGTTCCCAGACCA GCCGGAAATTACGGACTTCTTGAAGGATTTGATTACACGGATGTTGGATAAAAATCCTGAATCTAGGATTTCGGTCCCAGAAATCAAG GAAAGTACTGTGCAACAGCCTTTCGCAGGAGATTTCTGGTCCTTCGCCCCTGCGGGAGCCTGGAAGGGGCGAGAAGCTGAGAGAATGGAGAGCAAG TTGCACCCTTGGGTCACCAAGAACGGAGCGGAGCTGCTGCCCACGGAGGATGAGAACTGCACCCTCGTCGAGGTGACAGAGGAAGAAGTGGAGAATTCAGTCAAGCACATCCCCAGCCTGGCCACCGTG ATCCTGGTTAAAACCATGATCCGGAAGCGATCCTTTGGGAACCCGTTTGAGGGGAGCAAGAGGGAGGAGAGGCCATTGTCCTCCTCTGGGAACCTGCTGCC GAAACAAGGCAGTGAAGATAACCTGAAATGCAACGACTTGCCCAACGTGGGAGAGGAGGAACTTCTTTCTTGA
- the CAMKK2 gene encoding calcium/calmodulin-dependent protein kinase kinase 2 isoform X3: MFGAPTAFQFGYLSSAQKATGQGTEIASNDGLWEEAVSQGAGPAPHAWHISPAQHGQDEAIGPSTPPRVPSSSPAPQPLRSAGGRGRRAPAALRDPPALSPGRGGSSSSSSSMASLIVVTEHEAAGSASEEEMDVPGTEAFGDGRKLHLSGRKLSLQERPQPVRSPGHGDGAKERFIYPSLPYSPVTSPHSSPRLPRRPTVESNRVSITGLQDCVQLNQYKLKDEIGKGSYGVVKLAYNEDDNTYYAMKVLSKKKLMRQAGFPRRPPPRGAKAAPEGCLQPRGPIEQVYQEIAILKKLDHPNVVKLVEVLDDPSEDHLYMVFELVKQGPVMEIPTLKPLSEDQARFYFQDLIKGIEYLHYQKIIHRDIKPSNLLVGEDGHVKIADFGVSNEFKGADALLTNTVGTPAFMAPETLSETRKIFSGKALDVWAMGITLYCFVFGQCPFMDERILSLHNKIKTQTLEFPDQPEITDFLKDLITRMLDKNPESRISVPEIKVLTQLPGAGCAFTSVGFSLLGFFWESV; this comes from the exons GTTTGGGTACCTGAGTTCTGCACAAAAAGCCACAGGGCAAGGAACAGAAATCGCCAGCAATGATGGGCTGTGGGAGGAAGCAGTGAGCCAGGGGGCTGGTCCTGCACCCCATGCTTG GCACATCTCcccagcacagcatggccagGATGAGGCCATCGGTCCCTCCACGCCGCCACGTGTCCCCAGCAGCTCGCCCGCCCCACAGCCCCTGCGCAGCGCCGGAGGCCGCGGCCGCCGAGCCCCCGCGGCCCTGCGGGACCCCCCGGCGCTGAGCCCCGgccgcggcggcagcagcagcagcagcagcagcatggcctCGCTCATCGTGGTCACCGAGCACGAGGCCGCGGGCAGCGCGAGCGAGGAGGAGATGGACGTGCCCGGCACCGAGGCCTTTGGGGACGGCCGCAAGCTGCACCTCTCCGGCCGcaagctgtccctgcaggagcggcCGCAGCCCGTCCGCTCGCCCGGGCACGGCGACGGCGCCAAGGAACGCTTCATCTACCCCTCCCTCCCCTACTCCCCCGTGACCTCCCCGCACTCCTCCCCGCGGCTGCCGCGGCGGCCAACGGTGGAGTCCAACCGTGTGTCCATCACAGGATTGCAG GACTGTGTGCAGCTCAACCAGTACAAGCTGAAGGATGAGATTGGGAAG GGCTCCTATGGGGTGGTGAAGCTGGCCTACAACGAGGATGATAACACCTACTAT GCAATGAAGGTTCTCTCAAAAAAGAAGCTGATGAGACAGGCGGGCTTCCCCC gCCGGCCGCCGCCCCGCGGGGCCAAGGCTGCTCCCGAGGGCTGCCTGCAGCCCAGAGGGCCCATCGAGCAGGTCTACCAGGAGATTGCCATCCTCAAGAAGCTGGACCACCCCAACGTGGTGAAGCTGGTGGAG GTCCTGGATGACCCCAGTGAGGATCACCTGTACATGG TGTTTGAGCTGGTGAAGCAGGG CCCTGTGATGGAAATCCCAACCTTGAAACCTCTCAGTGAGGATCAGGCTCGGTTCTACTTCCAGGATCTGATCAAGGGCATTGAATACT TGCACTATCAGAAGATAATCCATCGGGATATTAAACCTTCCAACCTCCTTGTGGGGGAAGATGGGCATGTCAAGATCGCCGACTTCGGAGTGAGCAACGAGTTCAAGGGAGCTGATGCCCTCTTAACCAACACAGTGGGCACTCCTGCCTTCATGGCTCCAGAAACCCTCTCAGAAACCAGGAAAATCTTCTCTGGAAAG GCTTTGGATGTGTGGGCCATGGGGATCACGCTGTACTGCTTCGTGTTTGGGCAG TGCCCTTTTATGGATGAAAGGATCTTGAGTTTACACAATAAAATCAAGACCCAAACGTTGGAGTTCCCAGACCA GCCGGAAATTACGGACTTCTTGAAGGATTTGATTACACGGATGTTGGATAAAAATCCTGAATCTAGGATTTCGGTCCCAGAAATCAAGGTACTGACCCAGCTTCCTGGTGCTGGCTGTGCCTTCACTTCTGTTGGGTTCTCCTTGCTCGGCTTTTTTTGGGAGTCAGTTTGA
- the CAMKK2 gene encoding calcium/calmodulin-dependent protein kinase kinase 2 isoform X4 → MASLIVVTEHEAAGSASEEEMDVPGTEAFGDGRKLHLSGRKLSLQERPQPVRSPGHGDGAKERFIYPSLPYSPVTSPHSSPRLPRRPTVESNRVSITGLQDCVQLNQYKLKDEIGKGSYGVVKLAYNEDDNTYYAMKVLSKKKLMRQAGFPRRPPPRGAKAAPEGCLQPRGPIEQVYQEIAILKKLDHPNVVKLVEVLDDPSEDHLYMVFELVKQGPVMEIPTLKPLSEDQARFYFQDLIKGIEYLHYQKIIHRDIKPSNLLVGEDGHVKIADFGVSNEFKGADALLTNTVGTPAFMAPETLSETRKIFSGKALDVWAMGITLYCFVFGQCPFMDERILSLHNKIKTQTLEFPDQPEITDFLKDLITRMLDKNPESRISVPEIKESTVQQPFAGDFWSFAPAGAWKGREAERMESKLHPWVTKNGAELLPTEDENCTLVEVTEEEVENSVKHIPSLATVILVKTMIRKRSFGNPFEGSKREERPLSSSGNLLPKQGSEDNLKCNDLPNVGEEELLS, encoded by the exons atggcctCGCTCATCGTGGTCACCGAGCACGAGGCCGCGGGCAGCGCGAGCGAGGAGGAGATGGACGTGCCCGGCACCGAGGCCTTTGGGGACGGCCGCAAGCTGCACCTCTCCGGCCGcaagctgtccctgcaggagcggcCGCAGCCCGTCCGCTCGCCCGGGCACGGCGACGGCGCCAAGGAACGCTTCATCTACCCCTCCCTCCCCTACTCCCCCGTGACCTCCCCGCACTCCTCCCCGCGGCTGCCGCGGCGGCCAACGGTGGAGTCCAACCGTGTGTCCATCACAGGATTGCAG GACTGTGTGCAGCTCAACCAGTACAAGCTGAAGGATGAGATTGGGAAG GGCTCCTATGGGGTGGTGAAGCTGGCCTACAACGAGGATGATAACACCTACTAT GCAATGAAGGTTCTCTCAAAAAAGAAGCTGATGAGACAGGCGGGCTTCCCCC gCCGGCCGCCGCCCCGCGGGGCCAAGGCTGCTCCCGAGGGCTGCCTGCAGCCCAGAGGGCCCATCGAGCAGGTCTACCAGGAGATTGCCATCCTCAAGAAGCTGGACCACCCCAACGTGGTGAAGCTGGTGGAG GTCCTGGATGACCCCAGTGAGGATCACCTGTACATGG TGTTTGAGCTGGTGAAGCAGGG CCCTGTGATGGAAATCCCAACCTTGAAACCTCTCAGTGAGGATCAGGCTCGGTTCTACTTCCAGGATCTGATCAAGGGCATTGAATACT TGCACTATCAGAAGATAATCCATCGGGATATTAAACCTTCCAACCTCCTTGTGGGGGAAGATGGGCATGTCAAGATCGCCGACTTCGGAGTGAGCAACGAGTTCAAGGGAGCTGATGCCCTCTTAACCAACACAGTGGGCACTCCTGCCTTCATGGCTCCAGAAACCCTCTCAGAAACCAGGAAAATCTTCTCTGGAAAG GCTTTGGATGTGTGGGCCATGGGGATCACGCTGTACTGCTTCGTGTTTGGGCAG TGCCCTTTTATGGATGAAAGGATCTTGAGTTTACACAATAAAATCAAGACCCAAACGTTGGAGTTCCCAGACCA GCCGGAAATTACGGACTTCTTGAAGGATTTGATTACACGGATGTTGGATAAAAATCCTGAATCTAGGATTTCGGTCCCAGAAATCAAG GAAAGTACTGTGCAACAGCCTTTCGCAGGAGATTTCTGGTCCTTCGCCCCTGCGGGAGCCTGGAAGGGGCGAGAAGCTGAGAGAATGGAGAGCAAG TTGCACCCTTGGGTCACCAAGAACGGAGCGGAGCTGCTGCCCACGGAGGATGAGAACTGCACCCTCGTCGAGGTGACAGAGGAAGAAGTGGAGAATTCAGTCAAGCACATCCCCAGCCTGGCCACCGTG ATCCTGGTTAAAACCATGATCCGGAAGCGATCCTTTGGGAACCCGTTTGAGGGGAGCAAGAGGGAGGAGAGGCCATTGTCCTCCTCTGGGAACCTGCTGCC GAAACAAGGCAGTGAAGATAACCTGAAATGCAACGACTTGCCCAACGTGGGAGAGGAGGAACTTCTTTCTTGA